TCCATCCTAAACCTACAAACTTGGTCTATGTCATTTGTAGAAATATGATTTACACTTTTTATAATGTATCtagactttttcttttctttctgatttttttaaatggtggttttataattatttttatggATGGCAATATGTCATAAGAGACTCTTTATGCTAGATCAATCCATAGAAATGTGAATTAGTAGTCAATTATTGCAATCTTCCATCATTACTATACTCTTGACATGTTTCTGCACAACTAGATTCATTTattctagtgtattttttctggattcaattgtgtgtatttttttcccatcaacgtttcgaatcacactgtgattcatcatcaggatgaaaagaattcccaagacatgaaatatgggaattcttttcatcctgatgatgaatcacggagtgtgattcgaaacgttgatgggaaaaaaatgcacacaatcgaatccagaaaaaatacactagaatacaaaatggattgtggaaatctcatagctttaatagaTTCATTTAGGCAAAcacaaaaaaattcttaaataagAATTGCATAAATACTCTCAAGTCAAGAATGTATTGATTGTATTTATATACAAAGacataaataaaccaccaaaaAATATTCCTAGTTAGCTCAATGGGAGAATTATAATAATGACGTAGGAGATTAATTTTAAAAGTGAGTGTGATGAATGTAAGGATAAAATGAGTGTATAGACCGTAAATCTCAATGCCCAATGCCTAAGCAGGTGAAATTTAAACATGTGAGTATTTACTTTCACCCTTCTAAGAATGAGAATACGTCCAAACTGATATCGCCAATGATTGAAAAGAAAAAGCAAACTGGATAGCTACGCCATGATGTTTTCTACTTTCGCTTTTATATGTGCCAATGAAGATTCGAATGCTTTTATACTTTTCGGTGTTTTACTTCAGAAGTGTTGAAAGAGCATTAAAATCGTGTGCAAAGTAAAAAATGCCGAAGCAACGCTTAGAAGATTACAGCAAGGAAAATGGCCGCTCGCTTAGAAGATTTCAGATGAAATTGTTGGACCTTTGAACACCATTAACCTAATAACCAGGCAATAAGTACAACTGAATATgtacaaataaatttaaaaacGTGTCGATGAAAATCGATGAATCAAAATATAATTGTCAATCATTAACTGTATGTTTTGAAATGTTGATTCGTTATTATGTGTTTGGATCTACCTCAGTTTCAATTTTACCCGTGCATATTTTATCATCGTCCCCTTTCTTTTTTATTATTGTATTAATATAATCAAATAGACTTCTTCATAAAAAGGCATTCGAAGAATATACGCACTTTGCATATTGCGGTatcatttatttagagtggatagGGAATTGACAGCCTTTGGAAAAGGCTGCCACGGAATTCAGTGGTGATTCACCCAAAATGTTCTTCAATTCAAGCAAAGCCAAAACCCACTTTGAAATTCGCTCACATTTTATCTTCCAAACATGTAAAACATGGTCGGCTAGAACAATGAGCAATGAGCACAGAACATCCTATAAATTGCAGCTCACATGTCTCACACAGCAAGTCATACACAAGTCTCCATTCTGAAAGAGTACTTGTGAtatactgagagagagagagagagagagttatagaAGTAGCCCATTGGAAATAGGAGTTCCAAAATTAAGAATGGGTGAGAGGCCAATGCAAGTGCAACTGAGGAGCTTCTGTCTGGCTGACGTGGATGATTTCTATGAATGGGCAAGTGATGAAGAAGTTACACGCTTTATGACATGGCAGCCCTTGAAATCGAAGCAACAGGCAAGAGAGTATGTTGCAAATGTGGTGATTCCTCACCCTTGGTTTAAGGCCATTTGTATCCAAGGAAGTAATAAGGCCATTGGTCACATTATGCTTAAGCAAGGCAGTGGAATGAACAGTTGCAGAGCAGAGATGGGTTATGCCATTTCTAGGAAGTACTGGAAAAAAGGTGTCATCACTCAAGCTGTCATCACTGCTCTCAAAATTGGAGCGAAGGAGTTGCAAGACATAACGAGGATTGAAGCTCTGGTTCTCCCAGAGAATGTGGCCTCAGCAAGAGTACTGGAGAAGGCAGGGTTTATCAAGGAGGGACTGCTACGTAACTATGTTTATCTGAAAGGGAGCCTCAGGGACTGCTTTCTCTTTAGCTGTGTTGCTGCGTCGCCTGccatttgatttgtttttcataccACCATAAGCTATCTTTAGATTGGTCGCTGTCTCACCTGGTAATTGATTTCTTTTCATACTACCATAGCCTAAAGGAGGTGTAAACTGGGTCTCTTATGTACACTCTCACCGTGATTATTAGGTTCAATGGACTATTCAGTGTTGTAGAAGTATAAATTATTGTAGAAGGGATGATAAGTTATTGTAATGTAGTTTTTCTTTTTAAGGTGAACCAAGTCTATTATTCTAATGTCTAATAATATTATATAGCAATAAGTTGCTAAATGATTTAGTATGTTTGTTTTAAaaacaataatttaaaaaattatgtgtgGGATATTGTTAATGCTTAAATATATAGATTGTAATGATATctaatgaaatataatataatagagtttaataaaataaaaatgtattatATTGAATGGAAGGTAAcaaatcttttctttttttatggattcttttgtaaaataaaTTTTAACCACAGATAACCTGAGAAAGAGGGGATTTTGCATCCCCACCAGATGTTATTTATGTTTCAATGATGAGGAATCCGTGAACCATATTTTTATCCACTGTCATTTTGTCCAACCCATCTGGTCGATGTTTTTCCAGCATTGGGGTTTAAATTGGGTGTTCcctgaggagattcaagattgttttaGGAGCTGGTCTTGCAATACTaaaaatccaaccataagaaatttatggaatttttcctttccacatatcctATGGGGTATCTGGAAACAAAGGAATAACAAAATTTTCAGGAATGACATTAACCCCTCCGAAGTGGTTTGGGCTAAGATAAAATACAATTTTGTGGAGAATGTGATGGCTATTGGATCTCATTATTGCAATAGTAAGGAAGAGTATGATGTTTTAAGGAGCTGGAACATCCCAACCCACATGGAAATTAATACCAATCAACTCAAAAGAAGGAGGTGTTGTTGGTCTTGTCCTCCCAATgattggattaaggctaacttctaTGGGGTTGCTAAAGAGAACCCAGGGCCAACTGGTTGTGGTGGAGTTATCCGGAATTATGCTGACTTTTGCATGGGGGTTGTGCCCTTGCCCTTGGGGAACCAAGCAAATCATTTGGCTAAAGCTATGGGAGCCCTCCAAGATATTAAATTAGCGCATCATCTGGGAGTCAAATTCTTATGGCTGGAGGGGGTTTCTAAAAATATTATCAATGCCTCCTTGGTAAGCATCAACCTTCG
This genomic stretch from Cryptomeria japonica chromosome 8, Sugi_1.0, whole genome shotgun sequence harbors:
- the LOC131055386 gene encoding uncharacterized protein LOC131055386; the encoded protein is MGERPMQVQLRSFCLADVDDFYEWASDEEVTRFMTWQPLKSKQQAREYVANVVIPHPWFKAICIQGSNKAIGHIMLKQGSGMNSCRAEMGYAISRKYWKKGVITQAVITALKIGAKELQDITRIEALVLPENVASARVLEKAGFIKEGLLRNYVYLKGSLRDCFLFSCVAASPAI